One Brassica napus cultivar Da-Ae chromosome A5, Da-Ae, whole genome shotgun sequence DNA window includes the following coding sequences:
- the LOC106450859 gene encoding AT-rich interactive domain-containing protein 1 isoform X2 translates to MAGWSTAPDAAVKTPKSFDLNKSPEAVSDSDPAFDELVSSFRRLLESFVVEFCPPPPATVDLFRLFVGVSHRGGFKAVTENAAWEEVGSECGLGLSAKLIYVKYLAALARWLNRGDGGGVELPGVSDDLIGRFGDFVAQVKRKYELMREGMVSREVGGEFKWFISKARRRFDDKKVFLDSGSSSPGKRKRECSLETLKWLSEAAKDPCDVSIGSLPDRSKWDCYGSEEPWKELLLFRASRTNSDLACEKIWQKIQKMHPSLYQDSAGTSYNLRERLSFERGQFNERKAGISFEDGSGSEGSDEEDDESGGLVGPEFQAEVPEWTGITTESDPKWLGTLIWPLNKEQNNKNNLLIERDPIGKGRQDASCGCQNPGSVGCVRFHIKAKQEKLKLELGSAFYMWCFDTMGEGNLQYWTELELKKVMSLMPSPPTLIPSFFDELRSVLPSKSRGKIVSYFYNVTLLQFRANQSRMTPYEIDSDTDTQYRIATASEDPNLEANSSQKPVLLTPKKKRRR, encoded by the exons atGGCTGGATGGTCGACGGCACCAGACGCCGCCGTCAAAACTCCGAAGAGCTTCGACCTGAACAAGTCTCCCGAAGCAGTCTCCGACTCCGATCCGGCGTTCGACGAGCTCGTCTCCTCGTTCCGACGCTTGCTCGAATCGTTCGTCGTCGAGTTCTGTCCTCCGCCTCCGGCGACCGTCGATCTCTTCCGCCTCTTCGTCGGCGTGAGTCACAGAGGCGGGTTCAAAGCCGTTACGGAGAATGCTGCGTGGGAGGAGGTCGGGAGCGAGTGTGGATTAGGTTTATCTGCGAAATTGATCTATGTTAAGTACCTCGCCGCGCTTGCGCGGTGGTTGAACAGAGGGGATGGTGGTGGCGTGGAGCTGCCTGGAGTATCGGATGATCTGATTGGGAGGTTTGGGGATTTTGTGGCTCAGGTGAAGAGGAAGTATGAGTTGATGAGGGAAGGTATGGTTTCAAGAGAGGTGGGAGGAGAGTTTAAATGGTTTATATCGAAAGCTAGGAGAAGATTTGATGATAAGAAGGTGTTTCTTGATTCTGGTTCTTCTTCCCCTGGGAAGAGGAAACGGGAGTGTTCTTTAGAGACGTTGAAGTGGTTAAGCGAGGCTGCTAAGGATCCATGTGATGTGTCTATTGGTTCTTTGCCGGATAGATCAAAGTGGGATTGTTATGGAAGTGAAGAGCCGTGGAAAGAGCTTCTTCTGTTTAGAGCTTCGAGAACGAACTCTGATTTGGCTTGTGAAAAGATTTGGCAG AAAATCCAGAAGATGCATCCGTCTCTGTATCAAGATAGTGCTGGGACTAGTTATAATCTAAGAGAGAGACTCAGTTTCGAGAGGGGTCAGTTTAATGAGAGGAAAGCTGGGATATCTTTTGAGGATGGCTCGGGTTCAGAGGGTTCAGACGAGGAGGATGATGAATCAGGTGGTCTAGTTGGTCCAGAGTTTCAAGCTGAAGTACCTGAGTGGACTGGGATCACCACTGAAAGCGATCCAAAGTGGCTGGGCACTCTGATCTGGCCACTtaacaaagaacaaaacaacaaaaataaccTTCTCATAGAAAGAGATCCTATTGGAAAAGGAAGACAAGATGCTTCCTGTGGCTGCCAAAATCCAGGCTCTGTTGGTTGTGTCAGATTCCATATCAAGGCAAAACAGGAGAAACTGAAACTCGAACTTGGTTCAGCTTTCTACATGTGGTGTTTCGATACAATGGGCGAGGGTAACCTGCAGTATTGGACAGAGTTGGAACTGAAGAAAGTGATGTCTTTGATGCCTTCTCCGCCTACACTTATCCCGTCTTTCTTCGATGAGCTCAGGAGCGTTCTTCCGTCAAAGAGCAGAGGAAAGATCGTGAGCTACTTCTACAACGTGACCCTTTTGCAGTTTAGAGCAAATCAGAGTAGAATGACTCCTTATGAGATAGACAGTGACACTGATACACAGTACAGGATTGCAACAGCGAGTGAAGATCCAAACCTGGAAGCAAACTCATCACAGAAACCTGTCCTGCTTACACCTAAGAAAAAAAGACGTCGATAG
- the LOC106450859 gene encoding AT-rich interactive domain-containing protein 1 isoform X1, giving the protein MYKMGSMNGCRIRSSSSSSSMAGWSTAPDAAVKTPKSFDLNKSPEAVSDSDPAFDELVSSFRRLLESFVVEFCPPPPATVDLFRLFVGVSHRGGFKAVTENAAWEEVGSECGLGLSAKLIYVKYLAALARWLNRGDGGGVELPGVSDDLIGRFGDFVAQVKRKYELMREGMVSREVGGEFKWFISKARRRFDDKKVFLDSGSSSPGKRKRECSLETLKWLSEAAKDPCDVSIGSLPDRSKWDCYGSEEPWKELLLFRASRTNSDLACEKIWQKIQKMHPSLYQDSAGTSYNLRERLSFERGQFNERKAGISFEDGSGSEGSDEEDDESGGLVGPEFQAEVPEWTGITTESDPKWLGTLIWPLNKEQNNKNNLLIERDPIGKGRQDASCGCQNPGSVGCVRFHIKAKQEKLKLELGSAFYMWCFDTMGEGNLQYWTELELKKVMSLMPSPPTLIPSFFDELRSVLPSKSRGKIVSYFYNVTLLQFRANQSRMTPYEIDSDTDTQYRIATASEDPNLEANSSQKPVLLTPKKKRRR; this is encoded by the exons ATGTATAAAATGGGATCTATGAATGGCTGTAGGATTCGCtcttcgtcgtcgtcgtcgtcgatGGCTGGATGGTCGACGGCACCAGACGCCGCCGTCAAAACTCCGAAGAGCTTCGACCTGAACAAGTCTCCCGAAGCAGTCTCCGACTCCGATCCGGCGTTCGACGAGCTCGTCTCCTCGTTCCGACGCTTGCTCGAATCGTTCGTCGTCGAGTTCTGTCCTCCGCCTCCGGCGACCGTCGATCTCTTCCGCCTCTTCGTCGGCGTGAGTCACAGAGGCGGGTTCAAAGCCGTTACGGAGAATGCTGCGTGGGAGGAGGTCGGGAGCGAGTGTGGATTAGGTTTATCTGCGAAATTGATCTATGTTAAGTACCTCGCCGCGCTTGCGCGGTGGTTGAACAGAGGGGATGGTGGTGGCGTGGAGCTGCCTGGAGTATCGGATGATCTGATTGGGAGGTTTGGGGATTTTGTGGCTCAGGTGAAGAGGAAGTATGAGTTGATGAGGGAAGGTATGGTTTCAAGAGAGGTGGGAGGAGAGTTTAAATGGTTTATATCGAAAGCTAGGAGAAGATTTGATGATAAGAAGGTGTTTCTTGATTCTGGTTCTTCTTCCCCTGGGAAGAGGAAACGGGAGTGTTCTTTAGAGACGTTGAAGTGGTTAAGCGAGGCTGCTAAGGATCCATGTGATGTGTCTATTGGTTCTTTGCCGGATAGATCAAAGTGGGATTGTTATGGAAGTGAAGAGCCGTGGAAAGAGCTTCTTCTGTTTAGAGCTTCGAGAACGAACTCTGATTTGGCTTGTGAAAAGATTTGGCAG AAAATCCAGAAGATGCATCCGTCTCTGTATCAAGATAGTGCTGGGACTAGTTATAATCTAAGAGAGAGACTCAGTTTCGAGAGGGGTCAGTTTAATGAGAGGAAAGCTGGGATATCTTTTGAGGATGGCTCGGGTTCAGAGGGTTCAGACGAGGAGGATGATGAATCAGGTGGTCTAGTTGGTCCAGAGTTTCAAGCTGAAGTACCTGAGTGGACTGGGATCACCACTGAAAGCGATCCAAAGTGGCTGGGCACTCTGATCTGGCCACTtaacaaagaacaaaacaacaaaaataaccTTCTCATAGAAAGAGATCCTATTGGAAAAGGAAGACAAGATGCTTCCTGTGGCTGCCAAAATCCAGGCTCTGTTGGTTGTGTCAGATTCCATATCAAGGCAAAACAGGAGAAACTGAAACTCGAACTTGGTTCAGCTTTCTACATGTGGTGTTTCGATACAATGGGCGAGGGTAACCTGCAGTATTGGACAGAGTTGGAACTGAAGAAAGTGATGTCTTTGATGCCTTCTCCGCCTACACTTATCCCGTCTTTCTTCGATGAGCTCAGGAGCGTTCTTCCGTCAAAGAGCAGAGGAAAGATCGTGAGCTACTTCTACAACGTGACCCTTTTGCAGTTTAGAGCAAATCAGAGTAGAATGACTCCTTATGAGATAGACAGTGACACTGATACACAGTACAGGATTGCAACAGCGAGTGAAGATCCAAACCTGGAAGCAAACTCATCACAGAAACCTGTCCTGCTTACACCTAAGAAAAAAAGACGTCGATAG
- the LOC106450862 gene encoding uncharacterized protein LOC106450862: MEKILRSSLLCCIVFLLISNFYGSVEAGKRRIEITDDLDDVEDNEEDESWKTWGSNAETTEFDPPPDFSNMGFDQIQEEMAKRTFAPVVGFVKLRLGVQRTKDMVVDIAMKWTKVLRTGGLGVRFMAVDRSTVMFNMQNGKEVTELREFVLRQEEAYEVKIGKQEFRRPGDPPLDDVVDKLKKSKDDEGGDGNNKNDVTKDEL, translated from the exons ATGGAGAAGATCTTGCGCTCCTCTCTACTTTGTTGCATCGTCTTTCTTCTGATCTCTAACTTCTACGGATCCGTCGAAGCGGGGAAGCGACGGATCGAGATCACCGACGATCTAGACGACGTGGAAGACAACGAAGAAGACGAATCGTGGAAAACGTGGGGGAGCAACGCAGAGACGACGGAGTTCGATCCTCCTCCGGATTTCTCCAACATGGGATTCGATCAGATCCAAGAGGAGATGGCTAAACGGACTTTTGCACCCGTCGTCGGTTTCGTCAAGCTCCGGTTAGGCGTCCAACGTACTAAG GATATGGTGGTGGACATTGCTATGAAATGGACGAAAGTTCTGAGAACAGGTGGGTTGGGAGTGAGGTTCATGGCCGTGGATCGATCCACGGTGATGTTCAATATGCAGAACGGGAAGGAAGTGACTGAG ctAAGGGAGTTTGTGCTGCGCCAAGAAGAGGCTTATGAGGTTAAGATAGGGAAACAAGAGTTTCGACGACCTGGAGATCCTCCTCTTGATGATGTCGTCGACAAACTTAAGAAAAGCAAGGATGATGAAGGTGGTGATGGTAATAACAAGAATGATGTGACCAAGGATGAGTTATGA
- the LOC106450860 gene encoding uncharacterized protein LOC106450860 isoform X1, whose product MGDLYALDFDGVLCDSCGESSLSAVKAARVRWPGLFVGVDSALEEWIVDQMHIVRPVVETGYENLLLVRLLLETKMPSIRKSSVAEGLTVDGILGSWGKIKPVIMEAWDEDDKDALIDLFGKVRDDWINNDLTTWIGANRFYPGVSDALKFASSKIYIVTTKQGRFAEALLREIAGVIIPPERIYALGSGPKVEVLKLLQNKPEHQGLTLHFVEDRLATLKNVIKEPELDKWNLYLSNWGYNTEKERAEAESIPRIQVIELSTFSNKLK is encoded by the exons atggGAGATCTCTACGCTTTGGACTTCGATGGAGTTCTCTGCGATAGCTGTGGAGAAAGCTCTCTTTCTGCTGTTAAG GCTGCGAGAGTGAGATGGCCTGGTTTGTTCGTAGGAGTTGACTCAGCTTTAGAGGAATGGATCGTTGACCAGATGCATATT GTGAGACCTGTGGTGGAAACTGGCTATGAGAATCTTCTACTTGTTCGGCTCCTGTTGGAGACGAAGATGCCCTCTATTAGAAAATCTTCA gTTGCAGAGGGGTTGACTGTTGATGGGATATTGGGGAGCTGGGGAAAGATTAAGCCGGTTATCATGGAAGCTTGGGATGAAGACGATAAAGATGCTTTGATTGATTTGTTTGGAAAAGTTAGAGATGATTGGATTAACAATGACTTGACCACTTGGATTGGTGCCAATAG ATTCTATCCAGGAGTTTCAGATGCACTGAAGTTTGCCAGCTCAAAGATTTACATTGTCACCACTAAACAG GGCCGGTTTGCAGAAGCGTTGCTGCGTGAAATAGCAGGTGTAATCATACCACCAGAAAGGATCTATGCTCTAGGTTCAGG GCCAAAGGTGGAAGTGCTAAAGCTACTCCAGAACAAGCCAGAACATCAGGGCTTGACGCTGCA TTTTGTGGAAGACAGACTCGCAACGCTGAAGAATGTCATCAAGGAGCCTGAACTAGACAAATGGAACCTATACCTAA GTAACTGGGGCTACAacacagagaaagagagagcagAAGCTGAAAGCATCCCAAGAATTCAGGTTATCGAGCTTTCCACGTTTAGCAATAAGCTTAAATGA
- the LOC106450860 gene encoding uncharacterized protein LOC106450860 isoform X2, with product MGDLYALDFDGVLCDSCGESSLSAVKAARVRWPGLFVGVDSALEEWIVDQMHIVRPVVETGYENLLLVRLLLETKMPSIRKSSVAEGLTVDGILGSWGKIKPVIMEAWDEDDKDALIDLFGKVRDDWINNDLTTWIGANRFYPGVSDALKFASSKIYIVTTKQGRFAEALLREIAGVIIPPERIYALGSGSVTVPAKGGSAKATPEQARTSGLDAAFCGRQTRNAEECHQGA from the exons atggGAGATCTCTACGCTTTGGACTTCGATGGAGTTCTCTGCGATAGCTGTGGAGAAAGCTCTCTTTCTGCTGTTAAG GCTGCGAGAGTGAGATGGCCTGGTTTGTTCGTAGGAGTTGACTCAGCTTTAGAGGAATGGATCGTTGACCAGATGCATATT GTGAGACCTGTGGTGGAAACTGGCTATGAGAATCTTCTACTTGTTCGGCTCCTGTTGGAGACGAAGATGCCCTCTATTAGAAAATCTTCA gTTGCAGAGGGGTTGACTGTTGATGGGATATTGGGGAGCTGGGGAAAGATTAAGCCGGTTATCATGGAAGCTTGGGATGAAGACGATAAAGATGCTTTGATTGATTTGTTTGGAAAAGTTAGAGATGATTGGATTAACAATGACTTGACCACTTGGATTGGTGCCAATAG ATTCTATCCAGGAGTTTCAGATGCACTGAAGTTTGCCAGCTCAAAGATTTACATTGTCACCACTAAACAG GGCCGGTTTGCAGAAGCGTTGCTGCGTGAAATAGCAGGTGTAATCATACCACCAGAAAGGATCTATGCTCTAGGTTCAGGGTCGGTAACAGTACCA GCCAAAGGTGGAAGTGCTAAAGCTACTCCAGAACAAGCCAGAACATCAGGGCTTGACGCTGCA TTTTGTGGAAGACAGACTCGCAACGCTGAAGAATGTCATCAAGGAGCCTGA
- the LOC106450858 gene encoding pentatricopeptide repeat-containing protein At2g46050, mitochondrial-like — protein sequence MRFTFRSTSILTVHFKKCSSSSASKLSARHDHGLMVKRGDYNSLFLQNKLLQAYTKSRDFYNADKLFDEMPVRNVVTWNIMIHGAIHRDGDTKEKARIGFCYLRRALLSEVGLDHVSFIGLIRLCSDSTNVEAGIQLHSLVMKQGLGSDCFVSTTLVGFYGKCGYIAEARRVFEAVLSKDLVLWNALVSSYVLNGMVDEAFGLLKVMGSSQGDHFTFSSLLSVCRVEQGKQIHAIAFKLSFQFDIPVATALVDMYAKSNHMRDARECFESMVVRNVVSWNAMIVGYGQNGEGREAVRLLGEMRSENHLQPDELTFASVLSSCAKFSAVQEVKQVQAVVIKQGYECFLSVANSLVTAYSKSGSLSEALVCFHSIKAPDLVSWTSVIGALAFHGFAEESLRMFESMVQTLHPDKITFLEVMSACSHGGLVQEGIRCLKLMTEVYKMEPEEEHYTCLIDLLGRAGFIDEALDVLRSMPIEPRADALAAFTGACNIHEKRESMKWGAKKLLEIELSKPVNYSLLSKAYVSEGHWNQAATVRITERRNCNNPKTPGCSWLGD from the coding sequence ATGCGTTTTACGTTCCGATCAACTTCGATCCTGACCGTCCATTTTAAAAAGTGCTCATCATCCTCTGCATCGAAGTTATCTGCTAGACATGATCATGGGCTCATGGTCAAAAGAGGAGATTACAATTCTCTCTTCCTTCAAAACAAGCTATTGCAAGCTTACACGAAAAGCCGAGACTTTTACAATGCAGACAAGctgttcgacgaaatgcctGTTAGAAATGTCGTTACTTGGAACATAATGATTCACGGGGCTATACACCGAGACGGTGACACCAAGGAGAAAGCTCGTATTGGTTTCTGTTATTTGAGACGGGCTCTTCTCAGTGAAGTGGGGTTGGATCATGTGTCTTTCATTGGTCTGATACGGTTGTGTAGCGATTCAACCAATGTAGAAGCTGGTATTCAGTTACACAGTTTGGTAATGAAACAAGGTCTTGGTTCAGATTGTTTTGTAAGTACTACTCTCGTTGGTTTCTATGGGAAATGTGGTTACATTGCTGAAGCTAGACGAGTTTTTGAGGCGGTTTTGAGTAAAGACTTAGTGTTATGGAACGCTTTGGTCTCGTCGTATGTGCTTAACGGTATGGTCGATGAAGCTTTCGGTTTACTCAAGGTAATGGGATCCTCCCAAGGTGATCATTTCACATTCTCGAGTCTTCTCAGTGTGTGCAGGGTCGAACAAGGGAAGCAGATACACGCCATTGCCTTCAAACTGTCGTTTCAGTTCGACATTCCTGTGGCGACTGCATTGGTTGACATGTATGCTAAGAGTAACCATATGAGAGACGCCCGGGAGTGTTTTGAATCGATGGTTGTGAGAAATGTAGTGTCTTGGAACGCGATGATTGTGGGTTATGGACAAAACGGAGAAGGGAGGGAAGCTGTGAGGCTTCTTGGTGAGATGAGAAGCGAGAATCATCTCCAACCTGATGAGCTTACCTTTGCAAGTGTTTTAAGTTCTTGCGCGAAGTTCTCAGCAGTTCAGGAGGTTAAGCAAGTGCAAGCCGTTGTTATTAAACAAGGCTATGAATGTTTTTTGTCTGTGGCTAATTCTCTGGTAACTGCTTACTCCAAGAGTGGAAGTTTATCCGAAGCACTTGTCTGTTTCCACTCTATCAAGGCACCAGATCTTGTTTCATGGACTTCAGTGATCGGAGCTTTAGCTTTTCACGGATTCGCTGAAGAAAGCTTGAGAATGTTTGAAAGTATGGTGCAGACACTTCATCCAGACAAGATCACTTTCTTAGAGGTTATGTCTGCTTGTAGCCATGGAGGATTAGTTCAAGAAGGGATTCGTTGCCTCAAACTAATGACTGAGGTTTACAAGATGGAACCAGAGGAAGAACACTACACCTGTCTGATAGATCTTCTTGGTCGAGCTGGTTTCATCGACGAGGCCTTGGATGTTTTAAGGTCAATGCCTATTGAGCCACGCGCAGATGCTTTGGCAGCTTTCACAGGAGCATGTAACATCCACGAGAAGAGAGAATCTATGAAATGGGGTGCAAAGAAGCTCCTTGAAATTGAACTTAGCAAACCTGTGAACTACTCTCTCTTGTCAAAGGCTTACGTCTCTGAAGGCCACTGGAACCAAGCAGCTACGGTGCGTATAACAGAGAGGAGAAATTGCAATAATCCCAAAACTCCAGGTTGCAGTTGGCTTGGGGACTAG